In Amia ocellicauda isolate fAmiCal2 chromosome 7, fAmiCal2.hap1, whole genome shotgun sequence, one genomic interval encodes:
- the ptmaa gene encoding prothymosin alpha-A, translated as MADTKVDTSSEISAKDLKEKKELVEDAENGKDAPANGNAENEENGEQEAENEVEDEDDEEVGEDDDEEEDGDGDDDEDDDEVEAGTGKRAAEEDDEDDVETKKQKTDDDDD; from the exons ATGGCAGACACAAAAGTAGATACCAGTTCCGAGATCTCTGCTaag GAtcttaaagaaaagaaagaacttGTGGAGGATGCAGAGAATGGAAAGGATGCCCCTGCTAACGGAAATGCA GAGAACGAGGAGAATGGTGAGCAGGAGGCAGAAAATGAGGTAGAGGATGAGGATGATGAGGAAGTTGGGGAGGATGATGACGAGGAGGAAGACGGAGATG GTGacgatgatgaagatgatgatgaagtGGAGGCAGGCACGGGCAAGAGGGCGGCTGAGGAGGATGATGAG GATGACGTTGAAACAAAGAAGCAGAAAactgatgatgacgatgattaA